In one Dermacentor variabilis isolate Ectoservices chromosome 4, ASM5094787v1, whole genome shotgun sequence genomic region, the following are encoded:
- the LOC142579780 gene encoding uncharacterized protein LOC142579780 — MPNAAEQKEKSRAVPDDVQDDVIWLFFDQMMFLRHTMESRPMSANLPPVPPPSEEGSAADILTKNVPVFRSGNTWKCHHRQVKSHKRQHRLCLRRRMSLWSLRAF; from the exons atgcccaacgctgccgaacag aaagaaaagagccgcgccgtgccagacgacgttcaggacgacgtcatctggctgtttttcgaccagatgatgttTCTGCGCCACACAATGGAGAGTAGACC gatgtccgccaaccttccaccagtgcccccaccgagtgaggagggaagtgctgcagacatcttaacaaaaaatgtgccagttttccgatctggcaacacttggaagtgccatcaccgtcaagtgaagagtcacaagcgccagcatcgactctgtcttcggcGTCGCATGAGTCTGTGGAGTCTCAGGGCATTTTAG